The genomic window CGACAACTTCGCAGCGGGCGTGATGGAGCGTCTGCGGCTCGGGTACGACGATCTGCGCGGAGTGAAGCAGGACATCATCGGTCTCTCGATGGCGATGGCCGGACAGACCGGTCCCCTGCGCCACCTGCGCGGGTTCGCGACAATCGCGACCGGATTCGCCGGGATCGAGAACGCGATCGGGTACGCCGAGACCGGGCCCACCGGCTTGCCGGTCATCGGCCTCGGGGATGCGAACGCGGCAATTCAAGGGGTCGTGTCTGCGCTCGCAGCACTTCATCATCGCGAACGCACGGGCCAGGGGCAGGCCATTGATCTCTCGCAGATCGAAGCGGCGACGACGCTGTCGGGAGCGCTGCTCGCGCGACATCAGTTCGACCCGTCGGCATCCACGCGGCCGCAGGGGAATCAGCACGACCGGATGGTGCCGCACGGCATCTACCCGACATCGGGCGACGATCGCTGGATCTCTCTGGCGGTGGACTCCGACGAGGAGTGGGTCGCGTTGGTCGGTGCTCTCGAAGCCCCCTCCTGGGCGATGGACGCCACACTGGCTACAGCCGAAGGTCGTCGCACAAGGCGTTCGGAGATCGACGAGCAGTTGGCCGCGTGGACCGCGGGCCACGAGCGGGACGCCTTGGTCGAGCGACTCGCGGTGGTCGGACTCGCTGTCGCGCCGGTTCTCGGCATCGAAGAACTGACGACCTGGCCGCAGTTCGCGGCGCGCGGACTCGTCGAGGAGTTGCCGAGCTTCGAAGGCGAGCGGGAGACCGTCTACCGGACGCCCTGGCACCTCAGCGAAACGCCGGACGCCCTGACGGGACCTTCTCCCCGCGTCGGTGAGCACAACGAATACGTCTTCAAGGAGGTCCTCGGTCTCGGTTCCGATCGAGTCGAGGAGCTCGTCGCCCAAGAGGTGATCCATTGACCGCGTTCCCGCAGTTCTCGCCTGAATATCGCGAACGGTTCGTCTCGCAGGAGCTGTGGCTCGACCGAACCCTGCACGACTATTTCGCCGAAGCCGTCGAGAAGGCGCCGGATCAGGTGGCGCTCATCGAAGGCGATCGTCGCGTCACGTTCTCACAGTGGGATGCGATGGCCGAGCGCGCCGCCGCGGGTCTCACGAGGCTCGGCCTCGGCAAGGGCGACATCGTGACCGTCCAGTTGCCGAACTGGATTGAGATGTGTGTCTCACAGATCGCCTTGTCGCGCATCGGTGCTGTCATTCAGCCGATGCACACGGTCTATCGCGAGCGCGAGATGGCATCGATGCTCGAGTTCTGTAACTCCCGCGCGATCCTGCTGCCGCAAGAGTACGCCGGTTTTGCCCACGCGGATGCGGCCGTGGCGCTGCAGCCGGAGCTGCCCCAGTTGGACCATGTCGTCGTCGTGCGCGGCGAGGCGTCGGGGGCGTTATCGTGGGACGAGCTTCTCGCGAGCACGGACGGTCTGGCCGCCCACGAGAAGGCTCATCCGGTCCACGCGGACGACGTCTTCTATCTGAACTTCACGTCCGGCACCGAAGGTGCGCCGAAAGGCTTCCTGCATACGCACAACACGATGCTGTCGGTTTTGAAGCGCTTCGCCGACATGCAGACCGAAGCCGACCCGTCTTCAAAGAACGACGTACTGCTGGCGAATAGTCCGATGACGCACTCGTTCGGCCATCTGAGCACCTACCAGCTGCTCCTGCGGCAGGTGCGGATGGTTCTGGTCGAGAGGTTCTCACCGTCCCAGACGTTGCGTTTGATCGCGGACGAGCGGGTCTCGTCGATCTCCGGCACGCCTGCTCATCTCATTAGCATTCTGCATCACGCGGACTTCGAGAAGACGGACACCAGCTGCATCAACAGCGTCGGCGTCGGCGGTTCGCAATGCCCGCCGCAACTGATGGCGGACATCGAGAAGCACTTCGGCGTGCGCGTGGGGAACATGTACGGGATGGGCGAGAACATCCTGCACACCCGAACGATGCCGACCGACTCGCACGAGATCATCCGCGAGACCGTCGGGATGCCGGTGCCCGGCGCCGAGTTGAAGATCTTCGCCGCGGATCACGCTCGCGAGCAGCCTCAGGGCGAGGTCGGCGAGATCGCCTTCCGAGGCCCCACGCTATTCCTCGGCTACTACCGAAATCCGGAGCGGACGGCGGAGACCCGGAACGACGACGGGTGGTTCTTCACTGGCGACCTCGGGTTCGTCGACGAGCGCGGCTACCTCCACATGGCGGGCCGCAAGAAGGAACAGATCAATCGGGGCGGAACAAAGATCTTCCCCAAGGAAATCGAGGACCTCCTGCACTCGCATCCGAGTGTTCAGAAGGCCGCCGTCGTCGGCATGCCGGACTATCGGCTCGGCGAGCGCGTCTGCGCCTATCTCGAACTCGAGAGGGACTCGGCCGTAACGCTGGACGAGCTCCGGGAGTTCCTCACGTCGAAGCAAGTCATGAAGCACAAGATCCCCGAGCGGCTGGAGATCGTCAGCGAGCTGCCGCAAACCCCGACTGGGAAGATCCAGAAGGGTCCTCTGGTCGAGGACATCAAAGCGAAGCTCGAGGCCGAAGCCGGCTCGGCGGAAGGAGGATGAGTTTGTCGTTCGGAAAAATCACCGACGAGGGCGTCGAGAAGCTACGTTCCCGCATCGGCGTGGAGCGCAAGGGCTCGACAATGCATCGCCGTGGACCGCTCAAGCTCAGTGGCGAGACCATAAACCGGTTCGCGCTGGGTTGTGGCGATGACAATCCGGTGTACATCGATCGCGAGTACGCCGAGTCGACTCGGCACGGCGCGCGGATCGCGCCGGCAAGCATCAGCGGTTACATGGAGCGCTCGAATGGCGCTTCGGATGGTTTCCCGGGCTGCCACACGATCTGGCGCGACGCGAAATACGAGTGGAACCGCTCGATGCGTGAGGGCGACGTCCTCGACTCGAGTAGCTACCTGCGCAAGGTCGAGATCATCCCGAGCAAGTTCGGCGGTGGGCGCGCGGCGGTCATGGACTACGAGACCGAGATCGTGGACGCGGAGGGCGAGCCTCTCGGACGGTACGATACCTCGTGGCACCGGTTTGAGCGTTCGAGCGCGAAGAAGGCGAGCACGCTCAAGAAGCGCGAACTCCCGATGTACACGCCCGACGACATCGAGCGCATCAAGGGCGACTATCGCAAGGAGAAACGTCGCGGCGCCGACACGCTCCACTGGGAAGAGGTCCAACTCGAGGAGGAGATCCCCTTTGTCGTGAAGGGACCCACGACCCAGATCAGCAAGTTCGCCTTCGAGAGCTGGCAGGGCGCGAGCGGTTGGTTCGTCGGACACAAGTTCGCGTTCGACATGTTCGACAAGCATCCGGGTCTACCGTTCATCAACGAGCAGGGGATCCCGGAGGCGCCGGTCGCGATTCACTGGTCGAACGAGCGCTCCCAAAAGATCCTCGGTCTCCCGGGCGCCTACGAAGCCGGCTACGAGCGCACCAGCTGGATCGTCCACATGCTCCAGAACTGGATGGGCGACGACGGACACCTCTACACGCTCACGCAGAAGTACCCGACGTTCAATTTGCTCGGGGACACGAGCTGGTGCCATGGCACGGTGAGGGAGAAGTTCCTCCTCGACGAGCCCGTGGACGGCAAGCGCCACGCCGTACGGTGCGACATCTGGTCGATCAATCAGCGCGGGGACATCACGACGACCGGTCAGGCCGTCGTTCTGCTCCCGGGCGCCGACGGAAACCCCTGAGGAGGCCCAGCCATGCGACCCGAAGTTCTCGATCAGCTCTTCTCTCTTCGCGGCAAGGTGGCGATTGTCACCGGCGCCGGTTCGGGAATCGGGTGTGGCATTGCGATGCGTTTGGCGGAACTCGGCGCGGACGTCGCGGTTGCAGACCTGGACCTGGCGCAGGCCGAGCGCGTGACGGGACTCGTGAAAGACGCGGGTGCAAAGGGGCTTGCAATCCAGGGTGACGTCTCGGTCGAGGCCGACGTGGCCACGATGGTGGATGGGACCGTGGCGGAGCTCGGCGCAGTGGACATCCTGGTGAACAACGCTGGGATATATCCGACGAACCCGATCGCGGAGATGCCGGTCGAGGAGTGGGACCGGGTCTTCGCCGTGAACGTCCGCGGCGCGATGCTTTGCACGCGCGAGGCGACGCGCGCGATGCGGAAAGCCGGCAAGGGTGGGTCGATCGTGAACATTTCTTCGATCGAGTCCATGCACCCGACGTTCGTCGGCCTTGGCCACTACGCGGCGTCAAAGGGCGCCGTCAACATGATGACCAAGTCCGCCGCGCTCGAGTTCGCGCCGGACAATATCACCGTGAACGCAGTCTGCCCCGGCGGCATCGAGACCGAGGGGACGCAGGAAGCATTCGGTGACGGCTTGAAGGAGCAGCTCGAGGAGCGCATTCCCCTCCACCGCGTCGGGCGACCGGAGGAGATCGGCGGCGTGGTCGCATTCCTGGCCAGCGCAGCCGGCTCGTACATTACCGGCGCCACGCTGGTCGTGGACGGCGGCTACCTCATCACCTGAGACGGAGGAGCAGCGACATGAGTGAAGACAAGGACAAGGCGTACTGGATCGAAGAGCAGCAGCTCGCGATGATCGACCCCGACCTCGTGGACAAGTGGGGCGACCCGAACAAGCATCCGGAGACGCAGCTTTCGAAGGACGAGCAGCAGGAGCTCCTCGTTGCGGGGCGCGAGATGTTCGTCACGCATCTCACGAAAGTCGGCTTTCCGATGGTCACGGTGCACGTCTACTGCCTGATCGACGGTGAGGTCTGGAGCACGAGTGTGAACGGGCGCGTGAAGGCAAGCGCGTTCCGCCGCGACGCTCGCACCGGCCTGTGCATTTCGTCGAACGGACTTGGCCTGCCGTTCGGTGGCGGCATGACCATCAAGGCCAAGGCCGAAGTCATCGAGGACCGCGCGATCGTAGAGAAGGTCTGCATCGAGCACGGCAAGCGGTACTACTCGAGCCCGAAGGCGCAGGGGCTCTTCACGGGATCGCTCTTCACCCCCAACCGAATCGCTCTCAAGTTCGACATTGAGAAGATCGTGAGTTGGAAGAACATCGGGATGAAGTCGGAGTAGTTCTTTGACCGCTGTCGACCACCTGTTCCGTCCCATCCAGATCGGTCCCATGCGGGTGCCGAACCGGATCGTAGAGACGACCTACTCGATCAATTCGGGTCGGGCGGACGGACTCCCGGATGCGCCTTTCATCGAGCATCACGTTCGGAGGGCGCGTGGGGGGGCGGGGTGGATCGGGAACGAGACGTGGCTTCTGCCAACGCCGCTGCCCCCGGGCCGGGCGGATGAGATTCTGCCAGGCACCGGGGCGGTAGCGTTCGCAGTGTACGAGCACCCGGAATTCGTGTCTCGTGTGCGCGCGTTCACGGATGCAGTGCATGAACACGGGGCCGTGGCTGTGATGCAGCTGACGCATCTGCAGTCGCTGATGTGTCCGTCGCCGGCGTCCATGACGCTCAACATGGACACGATCCCGCACGCGCTCGAAGAGGATGAGATCGAGTGGATCCTCGAGACGTACGCGATCGCGGCGGAGCGGTTTCGTGACGCTGGGGCCGATGCGGTCGAGATTCACTGTGCGCACGAGGCGCTGCCGCAGTGGTTCCTCTCGCCCACCACGAATCAGCGCACGGACCGGTGGGGCGGGTCGGAAGAGAACCGGATTCGCTTCGTCGTCGAGGCGGTTCGGGGCGTGCGTGCCCGCGTCGGTTCGGACCTTGCCGTGGGACTTCGGATCTGTGCCGACGAGTATCGCGACGACGGATACGATCTCGAAGACATGAAGAGAATGGCGGCTGCGATCTGCGCCGCCTGCGAGATCGACTACCTGAGCGTCGACGTCGGCTCGACGTACGGCCGACCGAGCTACATCTCTCCGGTGCACGTTCCGGTCGCAGGCTTTGCGTCGCATGCGGCGGCGATTCGCGAGGCGGTTGCGGTTCCGGTGCTCTACGCCGGTCGGGTGAACGATCCGGAGGTGGCGGCCGACCTCCTCGTGCGAGACCAGGTCGACCTCGTCGGGATGACGCGAGCGCTCATCGCGGATCCCGAGATGCCGCGTAAGGTCCGCGAAGGGCGTACCGCCGAGGTACGGAAGTGCATCGGCTGTAATACCTGTATCGGCAAGGTCGTCCACGCGGAGGTGAAGACCCCGTTGTGCTCCGTGAATCCCATGGTCGGTCACGAGCTCGAATGGAACGACGAACCCGCGGCGACTCTGAAGCGGGTCTGGGTGATCGGCGGCGGCCCCGCCGGCCTCGAGGCCGCCCGCGTTGCGGCGACGCGAGGCCACCGCGTGACGTTGGTCGAAGCGGCCGAAGAACTTGGCGGGATGATGCGCCTCGCGGCGTCGACCCCCGGGCGCGCCGCCTTTCTGGACTTCCCCGATTTCCTCGCGGGGGCGCTTCGTCGGCTCGACGTCGACGTCCGCTGCGCAAGGCGCGTGTCCTGCGAGGATGTGCTCGCAGACCGACCCGACGTCGTCATCGTCGCGACCGGCGCCACGCCGCGCCGCGCGAGCTTCTCCGGTCCGAACGTGGTCGACTTCGCAGAGGTGCTCTCGGGCGACGTGCCGGTAGGTGACCATGTCGTGATCGCATCAGAGGACGATCACATGATCACCCCCGGCGTGGCCGACCATCTCGCTTCCCACAACAAGCGCGTGGAGATCGTGCAGAAGTGGCTGATGCCCGGTTCGCAGATCGACCGCTACACGCAGGGCGAGATCTTCCATCGCCTCTACGCCGGCGGGGTCGTCATCCATCCCTCGACGCGTGCCCACTCCTTCGAAGGCGGGCGCGTCGGGACGCGGAACGCGCACACCGGGGTCGAGGGAACGATCGACGACGTCGACACTCTCGTTCTGAGCCTTGGCGCACAGAGCGAGGACTCGCTTTATCGCGAGCTCAAAGGCAAGGTCCCCGAGCTCTATCTAGTCGGTTCGGCGTTCGCGCCGCGACAGATTGCCGACGCAACGCAGCACGGTGCCAGTGTGGCGCGCCTGATTTGAACGATACGATGGATCTCAACGACTCCACAGAAGACGCAGTGTTCCGCGCGGAGCTCCGTGCCTGGTTCGAGCAGAACCTCGCCGAAGTGGGACGACTTCCGTCCGATCCGGCGGCGGCGGTCGATCACTCGCGCGCGTGGCAGCGGCGTTTGTGCGAGGCGGGATACGTTGGACTCGCCTGGCCGAAGGACTGCGGCGGCCGTGAGGCATCGCCAACGCAGCAGGTGATCTTCGCCGAGGAGGGGGCGCGCGCCGGTGCGCCGGCCCTTATCAATACGATCGCGATCAACATCCTCGGCCCCGCTCTGATCCAACACGGTAGTGAGGAACAGAAGCAGCACTATCTGCCCCGGATCCTGCGCGCGGAGGACATCTGGTGTCAGGGATTCTCGGAACCGGGTGCCGGCTCCGATCTGGCCTCGCTCCGCACGCGCGCGGTCGTCGATGGCGACGCGCTCGTCGTGAACGGCCAGAAAGTCTGGACGAGTCTCGGTCCGATCGCCGACTGGTGCTTCCTGTTGGTGCGCACCGGCGAGGAGCCGATCGGTCAGGGCGGGATCACCTACGTGCTGATGGACATGCGCAGCGAAGGCGTGCGCATTCAGCCCATCCGGCAGATCACGGGGAAGAGTCACTTCAGCGAGATTTTCCTGGAAGACGTCCGCATCCCGCGCGCGAACATCGTGGGTGAGATGGACGCGGGTTGGGCGGTGGCCCGGTCGACACTCTCGGCGGAACGCAGCGGCCTGTCCGGCGTCGTAGAGCTAGAGCGGTCGCTCGGTCGACTGCGGGACCTCGCCGAACAGCGCGACCGACTCGACGATCCGGTCGTCCGCCAACAGTTGGCCAAGCTTTACATTCAGAAGCAGGCGCTCAAGTACACGGGCTACCGGGTTCTCACGAAGCAGCTCCGAGGAGCGGCGCTCGGCCCGGAGTCCTCGATCGGCAAGCTCGCCGCGTCGGAGTTCCGACGCGGCATCATGGACACCGCTCTGGATCTACAGGGTCCGTACGCGACGATCGGCCGCGGTAATCCGCAAGCGCTCGACCGCGGGCGTTGGCAGGGTCTGTACCTCGACGCACGCGCCTACACGATCGGCGGCGGCACTTCGGAGATCATGCGGAACATCATTGCGGAACGGGCCTTGGGCCTTCCCAAGTCGGTTCCAGCAGGAGGCACTCGATGACGACGGCTTTAGAACGACGGTTTTCCCTCGCGGGGAAGGTTGCGATGGTTTCCGGCGCAGGCCAAGGAATTGGACGTGGGATCGCTCTATGTCTGGCGGAGGCGGGCGCGGCGGTAGCCGTGCAGGACTTGTCCGCGGAATCCGCGAACACGGTCGCAGAAGAGATCAAGGCGCTTGGTGGCCGGGCCGCTTCGGTCGGCGGTGACATGAGCAAGGTCGAGTCGATCGACGCGTGGCTTGAGGTCGCGCAGAAGGAACTCGGGGTTCCCGAGATCCTGGTGAACAACGCGGGCATCTACCCGTTCGCGAGCTTCCTCGAACTGCAGCTCGAAGAGTGGGACAGAGTCCTCGCGTTGAACCTGCGCTCGGCGTTCGTCGCGACTCAGAAGGTCGGACAGGCGATGGCCGACGGCGGTAAAGGCGGCCGGATCGTGAACATCGCATCGATTCAGGGCCTGCGGCCTTCGGGCCCCGGCGTCGCCGCTTACAACATGAGCAAGGCGGGCGTGATCATGCTGACGAAGTCCGCGGCGCTGGAGCTGGCGGAGTACGGCGTCGGCGTGAATGCGATTGCCCCGGGTATTGTCGCGACTCCAGGAACGAAAGAGATCATCGACACCAACCAACTCGGCGACCCGAAGGACCTCGTGCCTCTCGGCGGCCGTTGGGCGAGCACGGACGACGTCGCGAACGCCGTCCTCTACCTCTCGAGCCCGGCCGGCTCGTA from Candidatus Binatia bacterium includes these protein-coding regions:
- a CDS encoding AMP-binding protein — its product is MTAFPQFSPEYRERFVSQELWLDRTLHDYFAEAVEKAPDQVALIEGDRRVTFSQWDAMAERAAAGLTRLGLGKGDIVTVQLPNWIEMCVSQIALSRIGAVIQPMHTVYREREMASMLEFCNSRAILLPQEYAGFAHADAAVALQPELPQLDHVVVVRGEASGALSWDELLASTDGLAAHEKAHPVHADDVFYLNFTSGTEGAPKGFLHTHNTMLSVLKRFADMQTEADPSSKNDVLLANSPMTHSFGHLSTYQLLLRQVRMVLVERFSPSQTLRLIADERVSSISGTPAHLISILHHADFEKTDTSCINSVGVGGSQCPPQLMADIEKHFGVRVGNMYGMGENILHTRTMPTDSHEIIRETVGMPVPGAELKIFAADHAREQPQGEVGEIAFRGPTLFLGYYRNPERTAETRNDDGWFFTGDLGFVDERGYLHMAGRKKEQINRGGTKIFPKEIEDLLHSHPSVQKAAVVGMPDYRLGERVCAYLELERDSAVTLDELREFLTSKQVMKHKIPERLEIVSELPQTPTGKIQKGPLVEDIKAKLEAEAGSAEGG
- a CDS encoding MaoC family dehydratase N-terminal domain-containing protein, which gives rise to MSFGKITDEGVEKLRSRIGVERKGSTMHRRGPLKLSGETINRFALGCGDDNPVYIDREYAESTRHGARIAPASISGYMERSNGASDGFPGCHTIWRDAKYEWNRSMREGDVLDSSSYLRKVEIIPSKFGGGRAAVMDYETEIVDAEGEPLGRYDTSWHRFERSSAKKASTLKKRELPMYTPDDIERIKGDYRKEKRRGADTLHWEEVQLEEEIPFVVKGPTTQISKFAFESWQGASGWFVGHKFAFDMFDKHPGLPFINEQGIPEAPVAIHWSNERSQKILGLPGAYEAGYERTSWIVHMLQNWMGDDGHLYTLTQKYPTFNLLGDTSWCHGTVREKFLLDEPVDGKRHAVRCDIWSINQRGDITTTGQAVVLLPGADGNP
- a CDS encoding SDR family NAD(P)-dependent oxidoreductase, with product MRPEVLDQLFSLRGKVAIVTGAGSGIGCGIAMRLAELGADVAVADLDLAQAERVTGLVKDAGAKGLAIQGDVSVEADVATMVDGTVAELGAVDILVNNAGIYPTNPIAEMPVEEWDRVFAVNVRGAMLCTREATRAMRKAGKGGSIVNISSIESMHPTFVGLGHYAASKGAVNMMTKSAALEFAPDNITVNAVCPGGIETEGTQEAFGDGLKEQLEERIPLHRVGRPEEIGGVVAFLASAAGSYITGATLVVDGGYLIT
- a CDS encoding FAD-dependent oxidoreductase yields the protein MTAVDHLFRPIQIGPMRVPNRIVETTYSINSGRADGLPDAPFIEHHVRRARGGAGWIGNETWLLPTPLPPGRADEILPGTGAVAFAVYEHPEFVSRVRAFTDAVHEHGAVAVMQLTHLQSLMCPSPASMTLNMDTIPHALEEDEIEWILETYAIAAERFRDAGADAVEIHCAHEALPQWFLSPTTNQRTDRWGGSEENRIRFVVEAVRGVRARVGSDLAVGLRICADEYRDDGYDLEDMKRMAAAICAACEIDYLSVDVGSTYGRPSYISPVHVPVAGFASHAAAIREAVAVPVLYAGRVNDPEVAADLLVRDQVDLVGMTRALIADPEMPRKVREGRTAEVRKCIGCNTCIGKVVHAEVKTPLCSVNPMVGHELEWNDEPAATLKRVWVIGGGPAGLEAARVAATRGHRVTLVEAAEELGGMMRLAASTPGRAAFLDFPDFLAGALRRLDVDVRCARRVSCEDVLADRPDVVIVATGATPRRASFSGPNVVDFAEVLSGDVPVGDHVVIASEDDHMITPGVADHLASHNKRVEIVQKWLMPGSQIDRYTQGEIFHRLYAGGVVIHPSTRAHSFEGGRVGTRNAHTGVEGTIDDVDTLVLSLGAQSEDSLYRELKGKVPELYLVGSAFAPRQIADATQHGASVARLI
- a CDS encoding acyl-CoA dehydrogenase family protein, giving the protein MDLNDSTEDAVFRAELRAWFEQNLAEVGRLPSDPAAAVDHSRAWQRRLCEAGYVGLAWPKDCGGREASPTQQVIFAEEGARAGAPALINTIAINILGPALIQHGSEEQKQHYLPRILRAEDIWCQGFSEPGAGSDLASLRTRAVVDGDALVVNGQKVWTSLGPIADWCFLLVRTGEEPIGQGGITYVLMDMRSEGVRIQPIRQITGKSHFSEIFLEDVRIPRANIVGEMDAGWAVARSTLSAERSGLSGVVELERSLGRLRDLAEQRDRLDDPVVRQQLAKLYIQKQALKYTGYRVLTKQLRGAALGPESSIGKLAASEFRRGIMDTALDLQGPYATIGRGNPQALDRGRWQGLYLDARAYTIGGGTSEIMRNIIAERALGLPKSVPAGGTR
- a CDS encoding glucose 1-dehydrogenase, encoding MTTALERRFSLAGKVAMVSGAGQGIGRGIALCLAEAGAAVAVQDLSAESANTVAEEIKALGGRAASVGGDMSKVESIDAWLEVAQKELGVPEILVNNAGIYPFASFLELQLEEWDRVLALNLRSAFVATQKVGQAMADGGKGGRIVNIASIQGLRPSGPGVAAYNMSKAGVIMLTKSAALELAEYGVGVNAIAPGIVATPGTKEIIDTNQLGDPKDLVPLGGRWASTDDVANAVLYLSSPAGSYITGETIVVDGGYLLK